From one Prunus dulcis unplaced genomic scaffold, ALMONDv2, whole genome shotgun sequence genomic stretch:
- the LOC117613461 gene encoding putative disease resistance protein RGA3 isoform X1: MADPVVSPLLKVLFKRFNSLADAFLHDFNWEKMKDTLEELRSVVLEVEEQSLKNQSTKFWLMQIKDIAYDADGLVDDWELLRMKSRKKVCNCLPLYWHRSAAKMTGLLSRFEEVGSKYHLFDASKSVEKSPSFNVNAQSSSFVSDESVYGRYEDKEKILVMLFGSYHQDLNVIPVVGMGGIGKTTLAQLVYNDDRVKAHFNLTIWVTVGVEFDLVRIAEAILCDSTGRSQKLSNMDALETAVRDVLRGSRFLCVLDDVWSQNHSQWEILRGWFSAGASGSAVILTTRNISIASFMTRGSIYCLEPLSEEVCWSIFGSLAFGYMTPKAELEEIGKQIVRRCGGLPLAIKTLGGLMRYKTQVHEWLSIMNNDIWDNSDILAVLKLSYDHLPAHLKQCFAYCSVFPKDYAFNREKLIRLWIAEGFVESTFGEELEDVADEYFVELLHRSFFQDRMTDPNGITVEYQMHDLMHDLAQCVVGVESAIVEEKDSLHVSEKVRRISLVHESGSSKIPERVYGAKKLRTLFSFSGKFERIPLPFLNLRYLRVLGLSQRGIHELPDTIGTLNHLRYLDLSHTYIKSIPESIGKLKYLQTLELSECYNLVALPKAICLLTNLRHLDIRSCSLIHMPSGIGKLSFLQNLPAFILGKQANCAELIELRGLNLRGRLDIKNLENVINSAHAREAGLLQKLRLRSLGLSWGRNAHLAAAALSFEVLEGLVPPRGLEVLDITGYNGKVFPSWIASCLSNVVKVSLINCSCQQLPPLGMLPFLRDLFIKGMPAVCSISYDFYKNCNDIAFPALRQLELYDMPNLLEWKLDEKVESFPCLDTLTVKGCSKLTGLPSIPHLSNLALWHSDELLLASLAHLTSLSTLALNGLRDPKVFPWDMGSLNYIKQLTMYDCDNLESLFEDMRGFSSLQQLSILYCHKLESLPVGLRYLDSLKRLDIVGCEQLADILDIMHCLSSLEELIIEGCPMLRSFLYTDKPIRLQKLVIKGCPQLKINSGDFITEEDILWESDTREAHIPRT, translated from the coding sequence ATGGCTGATCCAGTTGTGTCCCCTCTCCTCAAGGTGCTGTTTAAGAGGTTCAATTCTCTCGCCGATGCTTTCCTCCACGACTTCAACTGGGAAAAGATGAAGGATACATTAGAAGAGCTCAGATCCGTAGTTCTTGAAGTGGAAGAGCAATCGCTGAAGAACCAGTCGACCAAGTTCTGGCTGATGCAGATCAAAGACATTGCTTACGATGCTGACGGTCTGGTTGATGATTGGGAGCTGTTGAGGATGAAGTCGAGGAAGAAGGTATGCAATTGCCTTCCCCTCTACTGGCACAGAAGCGCTGCAAAGATGACGGGTCTTCTGTCAAGATTCGAAGAAGTAGGGAGTAAATATCACCTGTTTGATGCTTCTAAATCTGTCGAAAAAAGCCCCAGTTTCAACGTCAACGCACAGTCTTCTTCTTTCGTATCCGATGAATCTGTTTACGGGAGGTATgaagataaagagaaaatCCTGGTTATGTTATTTGGCAGTTACCATCAGGATCTTAATGTGATCCCAGTTGTGGGTATGGGAGGGATCGGAAAGACAACCCTTGCACAACTTGTTTACAACGATGATAGGGTGAAAGCACACTTTAACTTGACGATCTGGGTTACTGTGGGCGTAGAATTCGATCTTGTGAGGATTGCTGAAGCGATTTTGTGTGATTCAACTGGCAGGTCGCAAAAGTTATCCAACATGGATGCTTTAGAGACTGCTGTTAGAGATGTGCTGCGGGGAAGTAGATTTTTATGTGTGCTGGACGATGTATGGTCTCAAAACCATTCCCAATGGGAAATCCTGAGGGGATGGTTCAGTGCAGGTGCTTCAGGATCTGCTGTTATATTAACTACACGCAACATAAGTATTGCAAGTTTCATGACGCGTGGTAGCATCTATTGCTTAGAACCTCTGTCTGAGGAAGTTTGTTGGAGTATTTTTGGAAGTTTAGCATTTGGATATATGACGCCGAAAGCTGAATTGGAAGAGATTGGTAAGCAAATTGTTAGAAGGTGTGGAGGACTGCCGCTTGCCATTAAAACCCTGGGTGGCTTAATGCGCTACAAAACACAAGTACATGAGTGGTTATCTATCATGAATAATGATATATGGGATAACTCTGATATTTTAGCAGTTTTGAAGCTGAGCTACGATCATCTACCTGCACATCTGAAGCAATGTTTTGCCTATTGTTCAGTATTCCCAAAGGACTACGCATTCAACAGGGAGAAATTAATCCGCTTGTGGATTGCAGAAGGATTTGTTGAATCAACCTTCGGGGAGGAGTTGGAGGATGTTgctgatgaatattttgtggAATTATTGCACCGTTCCTTCTTTCAGGACAGAATGACAGATCCTAATGGTATCACAGTGGAGTACCAGATGCATGATTTAATGCATGATCTTGCACAGTGCGTTGTTGGGGTTGAGTCTGCAATCGTGGAAGAGAAAGATTCACTGCATGTCTCAGAAAAGGTTCGTCGTATCTCTTTAGTTCATGAATCTGGGAGTTCAAAAATTCCGGAAAGAGTCTATGGAGCTAAGAAATTGCGGACATTGTTTTCCTTCTCCGGTAAGTTCGAGAGAATCCCTCTTCCTTTCCTAAATTTGCGATACCTGCGAGTCTTAGGTTTATCCCAAAGAGGCATTCATGAGTTGCCAGACACCATTGGTACTTTAAATCATCTGAGATACCTTGATCTCTCtcatacatatattaaatcGATTCCAGAATCTATTGGTAAGCTGAAATATTTGCAGACTTTGGAACTTTCTGAGTGCTACAATCTCGTGGCGTTACCCAAGGCTATTTGTCTTTTAACAAACCTCAGGCATCTGGATATTAGGTCATGTTCTTTGATTCACATGCCATCAGGGATTGGAAAATTAAGTTTTCTTCAAAATCTGCCAGCATTCATATTAGGGAAGCAAGCTAACTGTGCTGAACTAATTGAGCTGCGCGGTCTCAACCTTAGAGGGAGGTTAGACATTAAGAATCTTGAGAATGTGATAAATTCGGCACATGCTCGAGAAGCAGGGCTCCTACAGAAGCTAAGGCTTCGCTCTTTGGGTTTATCATGGGGTCGCAATGCCCATTTGGCGGCTGCTGCATTATCTTTTGAAGTATTAGAAGGCCTTGTGCCACCCCGGGGTTTAGAAGTGCTGGATATAACAGGATACAATGGTAAAGTGTTTCCATCTTGGATAGCAAGTTGTCTCTCGAATGTAGTAAAGGTTTCTCTGATCAACTGCAGTTGTCAACAACTTCCCCCACTGGGGATGCTTCCATTCCTTAGGGATCTCTTTATAAAAGGGATGCCTGCAGTGTGCAGTATAAGTTATGACTTTTATAAGAACTGTAATGATATAGCCTTCCCAGCATTGAGACAGCTTGAGCTTTATGATATGCCTAATTTGTTGGAATGGAAATTGGATGAAAAAGTTGAATCATTCCCTTGCCTTGACACGCTAACAGTGAAAGGGTGCAGTAAGTTGACTGGCTTACCATCCATTCCACATCTCAGTAACTTAGCCCTGTGGCACAGTGATGAACTACTACTTGCCTCGTTGGCCCATCTGACTTCACTTTCCACGCTCGCTCTAAACGGATTACGAGATCCTAAGGTTTTCCCCTGGGATATGGGGAGTTTGAATTATATCAAGCAACTAACGATGTATGATTGCGACAATCTGGAGTCTCTGTTTGAGGACATGAGAGGGTTTAGTTCTCTTCAACAATTAAGTATTTTATACTGTCACAAATTGGAATCCCTGCCTGTGGGGCTGAGGTACCTTGATTCACTTAAAAGGCTTGATATTGTGGGGTGTGAACAGCTGGCTGATATCTTAGACATTATGCACTGCCTTTCTTCTCTTGAGGAGTTGATCATTGAGGGATGTCCCATGTTGCGTTCATTCCTTTACACAGATAAGCCTATCCGTCTCCAAAAGTTGGTCATCAAAGGATGCCCTCAATTAAAGATCAACAGTGGAGATTTCATCACTGAAGAAGATATCCTCTGGGAGTCTGATACTCGAGAAGCACATATTCCACGAACTTGA
- the LOC117613461 gene encoding putative disease resistance protein RGA3 isoform X2: MKDTLEELRSVVLEVEEQSLKNQSTKFWLMQIKDIAYDADGLVDDWELLRMKSRKKVCNCLPLYWHRSAAKMTGLLSRFEEVGSKYHLFDASKSVEKSPSFNVNAQSSSFVSDESVYGRYEDKEKILVMLFGSYHQDLNVIPVVGMGGIGKTTLAQLVYNDDRVKAHFNLTIWVTVGVEFDLVRIAEAILCDSTGRSQKLSNMDALETAVRDVLRGSRFLCVLDDVWSQNHSQWEILRGWFSAGASGSAVILTTRNISIASFMTRGSIYCLEPLSEEVCWSIFGSLAFGYMTPKAELEEIGKQIVRRCGGLPLAIKTLGGLMRYKTQVHEWLSIMNNDIWDNSDILAVLKLSYDHLPAHLKQCFAYCSVFPKDYAFNREKLIRLWIAEGFVESTFGEELEDVADEYFVELLHRSFFQDRMTDPNGITVEYQMHDLMHDLAQCVVGVESAIVEEKDSLHVSEKVRRISLVHESGSSKIPERVYGAKKLRTLFSFSGKFERIPLPFLNLRYLRVLGLSQRGIHELPDTIGTLNHLRYLDLSHTYIKSIPESIGKLKYLQTLELSECYNLVALPKAICLLTNLRHLDIRSCSLIHMPSGIGKLSFLQNLPAFILGKQANCAELIELRGLNLRGRLDIKNLENVINSAHAREAGLLQKLRLRSLGLSWGRNAHLAAAALSFEVLEGLVPPRGLEVLDITGYNGKVFPSWIASCLSNVVKVSLINCSCQQLPPLGMLPFLRDLFIKGMPAVCSISYDFYKNCNDIAFPALRQLELYDMPNLLEWKLDEKVESFPCLDTLTVKGCSKLTGLPSIPHLSNLALWHSDELLLASLAHLTSLSTLALNGLRDPKVFPWDMGSLNYIKQLTMYDCDNLESLFEDMRGFSSLQQLSILYCHKLESLPVGLRYLDSLKRLDIVGCEQLADILDIMHCLSSLEELIIEGCPMLRSFLYTDKPIRLQKLVIKGCPQLKINSGDFITEEDILWESDTREAHIPRT; this comes from the coding sequence ATGAAGGATACATTAGAAGAGCTCAGATCCGTAGTTCTTGAAGTGGAAGAGCAATCGCTGAAGAACCAGTCGACCAAGTTCTGGCTGATGCAGATCAAAGACATTGCTTACGATGCTGACGGTCTGGTTGATGATTGGGAGCTGTTGAGGATGAAGTCGAGGAAGAAGGTATGCAATTGCCTTCCCCTCTACTGGCACAGAAGCGCTGCAAAGATGACGGGTCTTCTGTCAAGATTCGAAGAAGTAGGGAGTAAATATCACCTGTTTGATGCTTCTAAATCTGTCGAAAAAAGCCCCAGTTTCAACGTCAACGCACAGTCTTCTTCTTTCGTATCCGATGAATCTGTTTACGGGAGGTATgaagataaagagaaaatCCTGGTTATGTTATTTGGCAGTTACCATCAGGATCTTAATGTGATCCCAGTTGTGGGTATGGGAGGGATCGGAAAGACAACCCTTGCACAACTTGTTTACAACGATGATAGGGTGAAAGCACACTTTAACTTGACGATCTGGGTTACTGTGGGCGTAGAATTCGATCTTGTGAGGATTGCTGAAGCGATTTTGTGTGATTCAACTGGCAGGTCGCAAAAGTTATCCAACATGGATGCTTTAGAGACTGCTGTTAGAGATGTGCTGCGGGGAAGTAGATTTTTATGTGTGCTGGACGATGTATGGTCTCAAAACCATTCCCAATGGGAAATCCTGAGGGGATGGTTCAGTGCAGGTGCTTCAGGATCTGCTGTTATATTAACTACACGCAACATAAGTATTGCAAGTTTCATGACGCGTGGTAGCATCTATTGCTTAGAACCTCTGTCTGAGGAAGTTTGTTGGAGTATTTTTGGAAGTTTAGCATTTGGATATATGACGCCGAAAGCTGAATTGGAAGAGATTGGTAAGCAAATTGTTAGAAGGTGTGGAGGACTGCCGCTTGCCATTAAAACCCTGGGTGGCTTAATGCGCTACAAAACACAAGTACATGAGTGGTTATCTATCATGAATAATGATATATGGGATAACTCTGATATTTTAGCAGTTTTGAAGCTGAGCTACGATCATCTACCTGCACATCTGAAGCAATGTTTTGCCTATTGTTCAGTATTCCCAAAGGACTACGCATTCAACAGGGAGAAATTAATCCGCTTGTGGATTGCAGAAGGATTTGTTGAATCAACCTTCGGGGAGGAGTTGGAGGATGTTgctgatgaatattttgtggAATTATTGCACCGTTCCTTCTTTCAGGACAGAATGACAGATCCTAATGGTATCACAGTGGAGTACCAGATGCATGATTTAATGCATGATCTTGCACAGTGCGTTGTTGGGGTTGAGTCTGCAATCGTGGAAGAGAAAGATTCACTGCATGTCTCAGAAAAGGTTCGTCGTATCTCTTTAGTTCATGAATCTGGGAGTTCAAAAATTCCGGAAAGAGTCTATGGAGCTAAGAAATTGCGGACATTGTTTTCCTTCTCCGGTAAGTTCGAGAGAATCCCTCTTCCTTTCCTAAATTTGCGATACCTGCGAGTCTTAGGTTTATCCCAAAGAGGCATTCATGAGTTGCCAGACACCATTGGTACTTTAAATCATCTGAGATACCTTGATCTCTCtcatacatatattaaatcGATTCCAGAATCTATTGGTAAGCTGAAATATTTGCAGACTTTGGAACTTTCTGAGTGCTACAATCTCGTGGCGTTACCCAAGGCTATTTGTCTTTTAACAAACCTCAGGCATCTGGATATTAGGTCATGTTCTTTGATTCACATGCCATCAGGGATTGGAAAATTAAGTTTTCTTCAAAATCTGCCAGCATTCATATTAGGGAAGCAAGCTAACTGTGCTGAACTAATTGAGCTGCGCGGTCTCAACCTTAGAGGGAGGTTAGACATTAAGAATCTTGAGAATGTGATAAATTCGGCACATGCTCGAGAAGCAGGGCTCCTACAGAAGCTAAGGCTTCGCTCTTTGGGTTTATCATGGGGTCGCAATGCCCATTTGGCGGCTGCTGCATTATCTTTTGAAGTATTAGAAGGCCTTGTGCCACCCCGGGGTTTAGAAGTGCTGGATATAACAGGATACAATGGTAAAGTGTTTCCATCTTGGATAGCAAGTTGTCTCTCGAATGTAGTAAAGGTTTCTCTGATCAACTGCAGTTGTCAACAACTTCCCCCACTGGGGATGCTTCCATTCCTTAGGGATCTCTTTATAAAAGGGATGCCTGCAGTGTGCAGTATAAGTTATGACTTTTATAAGAACTGTAATGATATAGCCTTCCCAGCATTGAGACAGCTTGAGCTTTATGATATGCCTAATTTGTTGGAATGGAAATTGGATGAAAAAGTTGAATCATTCCCTTGCCTTGACACGCTAACAGTGAAAGGGTGCAGTAAGTTGACTGGCTTACCATCCATTCCACATCTCAGTAACTTAGCCCTGTGGCACAGTGATGAACTACTACTTGCCTCGTTGGCCCATCTGACTTCACTTTCCACGCTCGCTCTAAACGGATTACGAGATCCTAAGGTTTTCCCCTGGGATATGGGGAGTTTGAATTATATCAAGCAACTAACGATGTATGATTGCGACAATCTGGAGTCTCTGTTTGAGGACATGAGAGGGTTTAGTTCTCTTCAACAATTAAGTATTTTATACTGTCACAAATTGGAATCCCTGCCTGTGGGGCTGAGGTACCTTGATTCACTTAAAAGGCTTGATATTGTGGGGTGTGAACAGCTGGCTGATATCTTAGACATTATGCACTGCCTTTCTTCTCTTGAGGAGTTGATCATTGAGGGATGTCCCATGTTGCGTTCATTCCTTTACACAGATAAGCCTATCCGTCTCCAAAAGTTGGTCATCAAAGGATGCCCTCAATTAAAGATCAACAGTGGAGATTTCATCACTGAAGAAGATATCCTCTGGGAGTCTGATACTCGAGAAGCACATATTCCACGAACTTGA
- the LOC117613459 gene encoding pentatricopeptide repeat-containing protein At1g43980, mitochondrial-like yields MHSFSKQLLGLHKTSLSYYSHLIDHCLSLKSLNFSKVIHAQLIKVGFNSHTFLGNRCLDVYFRFGNTLYDALKVFDEITDKNIVSWNICLKGFCRFGELQRAHNMFAEMPVRDVVSWNSMISGCVSGGFFDNAFCLFSKMQIAGMRPSEYTFSIVMSLVTCSCHGKQIHGRMIRNGMNLSNLILGNSLIDMYGKLGCVDYAFGVFFTMEEVDIISWNSLISGCHRSGYAELALDQFFQMRSTKHSPDEFTISSVINVCCNLPNLEKGKQIFAFCLKVGFLSNSIVSSAAIDLFSKCNRLEDAIRLFEELEWWDSAVCNSMISSYARHDCVEDAVRLFVLTLRENLRPTEFTLSSLLNSASIFLPAELGSQIHSLVVKLGFESDPIVASSLIDFYSKVGLINYAMKIFANVGVKDLTSWNTMIMGMAHNGKVFETLNVFEELISEGIAPDKLTLAGVLLACNLGGLVDEGMTMFLSMEKEYGIVPQDEHYMSVVDLLSSTGKLKEAIDIVAEMPYEPSSMIWELILRACVIHGDFKLTETVAQRMMQSEAQSSLPYLVLAQAYEMRGRWESMVRVRKAMKLKGVRTVIGCSKIGIQNHVYTFKADQLQPHRGKDIYLILRLLCWEMEAEDYTDNLTN; encoded by the coding sequence ATGCACTCATTTTCTAAGCAACTTCTTGGGCTTCATaaaacctctctctcctatTATTCTCATCTAATTGATCACTGTTTGTCActaaaatctttaaatttttccAAAGTTATACATGCCCAGTTGATAAAAGTGGGGTTTAACAGCCATACTTTTCTGGGTAACCGTTGTCTCGATGTTTACTTTCGGTTTGGTAACACCCTGTACGATGCATTGAAAGTGTTTGATGAGATTACCGATAAGAATATTGTGTCTTGGAACATTTGCTTGAAAGGGTTCTGTCGATTTGGTGAGCTTCAAAGGGCACACAATATGTTCGCTGAAATGCCTGTTAGAGATGTAGTTAGTTGGAACTCGATGATTTCAGGTTGTGTTTCAGGTGGGTTTTTTGATAATGCATTCTGCCTTTTCTCAAAAATGCAAATCGCGGGTATGAGACCAAGTGAGTACACATTCTCAATTGTAATGTCGCTTGTGACGTGTTCCTGTCATGGTAAGCAAATTCATGGTCGTATGATTAGGAATGGTATGAATTTATCAAATTTGATACTCGGGAATTCTTTGATTGACATGTATGGAAAGCTTGGATGTGTGGATTATGCTTTTGGTGTGTTTTTCACTATGGAGGAGGTGGATATTATCTCATGGAATTCTTTGATATCGGGTTGTCATAGATCAGGGTATGCAGAGCTGGCACTAGATCAGTTCTTTCAGATGAGAAGCACCAAGCATTCACCTGATGAGTTTACAATATCATCTGTTATCAACGTTTGTTGTAACTTGCCTAATTTGGAAAAGGGTAAGCAAATATTTGCTTTCTGCTTGAAGGTGGGGTTCTTATCTAATAGCATTGTATCAAGTGCTGCTATTGATCTGTTCTCCAAGTGCAACAGATTGGAGGATGCAATCCGGCTCTTTGAAGAACTAGAATGGTGGGATTCAGCTGTTTGCAATTCCATGATTTCAAGCTATGCACGGCATGACTGTGTGGAGGATGCTGTGCGGCTTTTTGTGTTGACCTTGAGGGAGAACCTGAGGCCAACCGAGTTTACACTTAGCAGTTTGCTTAATTCTGCGTCCATTTTTCTTCCAGCAGAGTTGGGTAGCCAGATCCATTCTTTGGTTGTTAAGTTAGGTTTCGAGTCAGATCCAATTGTTGCTAGTTCACTTATTGATTTTTACAGTAAAGTTGGATTAATAAATTATGCCATGAAAATCTTTGCAAATGTGGGTGTGAAAGATTTGACATCTTGGAACACGATGATTATGGGCATGGCTCACAATGGTAAAGTATTTGAGACCCTGAACGTTTTCGAGGAATTGATTAGTGAAGGCATTGCACCAGATAAATTAACACTAGCCGGTGTTTTATTAGCTTGCAACCTTGGGGGTTTAGTTGATGAGGGAATGACAATGTTTTTATCCATGGAGAAGGAATATGGAATCGTACCTCAGGACGAGCACTATATGTCTGTTGTGGATTTGTTGAGTAGTACTGGTAAACTCAAAGAAGCAATAGATATAGTAGCAGAAATGCCTTACGAACCTAGTTCCATGATATGGGAATTGATTCTTCGTGCTTGTGTGATTCATGGAGACTTTAAACTCACTGAAACAGTTGCACAGAGGATGATGCAGTCGGAAGCACAGTCATCTCTACCTTATTTAGTGCTCGCTCAAGCATATGAAATGCGAGGAAGATGGGAAAGTATGGTTCGAGTCAGGAAAGCCATGAAACTTAAAGGTGTGAGGACTGTGATCGGATGTAGTAAAATTGGGATACAGAACCATGTATATACTTTTAAGGCAGACCAATTACAGCCTCACAGAGGTAAGGACATTTATTTGATATTGAGATTACTCTGTTGGGAAATGGAAGCTGAAGATTATACTGACAATTTAACAAATTAG